AACGGATTTGTAGAGCATATTCCCTTTCGCGTAATAATACACGGATATCTTGACAGGAATCTCCCCGTTCCACGGTCCTTGAAGTTTGACCCCGTAGGCTTTCCTTTCCTCTTGCGAAAGTCCGAAGATAGGATCATATCTCGACCAGTCAGCCGGGACCTCGCACGAAAAATAATCTCCGACTGTCAACGGCACAAATGATTTCCGAAAAGACGGTCTTTCGCTCAGAGCGCCGGGTTCTTCTGCTGTGGCAGTCTGCAAAGACAACAATACAGAGATGCATAGCAATAAACATAAAAGGCATCTTATGAAGATCGTCCGTAAAAAAACAAAACCTTCTATTTCTTTCAAAATCGTGTTTGTTTTTTTATAATAATTTACTTTCATCAGTAACAAGTATAGGTTAGCTGGAATTGCATGTCAATAATCATGTCAATAAAAGGTTAATCGAGAAAAGTGAGGTGCCGTATGGTATATTTTTCTTTAGCGGCCTATTTGGGAACATCATACAAAGGGGTGATGATAAAGTTTTTGTCATCGCTGTAAAAATTAGCAGGACTATAGTGAATGCCCAGGAGCTTCTTGAGGAGACTATCGGTTTCCGGAAGCTTAAGGCCGGAATTGACCAAAGCCCAGCGGGAAGCTTCAGAACAAACCATATTGTCATTGCCGTAGAGACCAAAGCCGGTCTGATCTTATGATGTTGCCCGACTTATTTACCTTGATTTGCGCTTCCTTTTTTGATAATTCCTTGGCGGCTTCCCAAAGTTTAGCTGCATCAACTTCTTTCACAGGTTGCGCAACCAGGGCATCACGATGGCTGTAAGTTTTCAGGAATTCCGCTTCACTGATTACGTGAGCCCCTCCTCCGGGTGTATGATCCAGAAAGAGTTTCTTGCCGTTAACTTCTTTAAGATAGACTAAAGCGTGCGAAGCAGGCGATAACGAGACAGAAGCAATTCTATCTCCCGTATCAATCCAGAATGCGCTGTCTTTAATTGTATCCCAGAAGGATTTATCCTCCGGGGAGATCATTAACACGTCACCGGGTTTGAGCATGTCATACTTCGTTGGGGGCAGAGGAGGCGGAGCATTCGTCTTTAACGATGCATAGATCGGATCAATATAGGGGTTTCGTTTCGCGAGCTGTTCCTCGATGAGCTGTTTCTCGTTCTTTGTCCATTCCGCCCTATCGTTCTCGAGTTCGACCTGCTCCACCTTGGCTTCAAGGTTTTTGCCGCCCGTTTTCAAGGATGCAAGGACTTCTTCAGCCTTTTTTTTATTACGCTCTGTCAAATCTTTCCTCTCTTGGTTCTTTGTTCTTGCTTCGCTCGCTGTGCGCAACGCCTGCCGCGCAATCATTTCAGCCTGGGCATTACCTTTTTGCCTTGCCTGTCTTATAATGTCTTCAGATTTCCTGATAGTGTTTTCAGATTTCTGAATCTCAAGATCGCATTTATTAATATCTTCCGCTGCGTTGTCCTTCATCCTCTCCAGCTTGAACATCACGCCAAGCAGCCAGTTAGTCTTTTGTACATCGGAATCTTGTGCGAAAGAGATACCACAAAAGATTAACAGAAGGAAAACCGATAGAATATACATACCTGTTTTTTTCCTGCTTATCATTTGTCTTCCTCCATTGCATAGTTTCAGAGTTCTATTTCTCACCACTTCCCTTCCCTATCCATCATAAGCTCCCATTTGTAAATCCCGTCCTTCAACTGGCGGGTGTTTGGTGCGTTAGGATAAAGGTCAATATGGATGTTCATATATCTTTTGGCTGATTTGCAGTTTTTCGGTTCCCCATATACAAAGGCTGTGTTGAAATAGAGTAACATGCCGTCAATTATTGTACCACATGTACCACATGTTGAGTTAAAATTCTTGGTATTTGATTATCGTTTGAAACGTCGTGCACTATTTTATTTGAAAACTCCCTTGAAGCAAGGAAGAAACGGGAGTTGAATGAAGAATTTACACCTAAAAAGTATCGACTATGATTCACAACGGTGCAACTTTCTTTTGGAAATCGATAAACGTTTGACCTACCCGATGTGAGTGTTTGTATTTGAAAGTGAGTATGCCAAATTTTAGGTTGATTTATTTAGTTCAGGAAGGCTTTATGAGGCGATAGATCAAGATGTTGTATTAAGAAATCTGTAAACGCAATTGTTTCCCGAGTGCTGCTGCAAAACGTTCCAAGGTTGAAAGCTTGATATCTTCCGCATGGTTCTCGATTCTTGAAATTGCTGTTTTCCGGGTGTTGAGCTTGAGAGCCAGTTCCTCCCGTGTTAGGCCTGCTGACTCACGGGCATGACGAAGCATTACCCCGATTTTGAACTGTTCATAGCCTTCTTCGTAACCTTCAGAAAATTCTTTATCTTTTATTTTTCTCTGATTAATATATTGTTTCAAATCACTCATGGTTTCGGCCTCCTCTTTAGGAAATCCTTCCTGTATGTTTGTGCCTTTTCTATCTCCTGTTTCGGTGTTTTCTGACTTTTCTTTACCAGTCCATGCGTCAGGACAACTACAGAGTTGCCTATAAAGAAACAGAATATACGATGTTACTTTCTGTGCAGCTTTTGCCGGTAACGAATCAAGAAACTCCTTTATCGGGCAGTTTCCGCTAACCGTAGCATAGAACGTAACAACTCTTCTCACTGAATAATGTTAACTTGGATGTTAACCTTTGTCAAGTAAGTTTTTCATATACAGCGCCAGACCGATGGTGATTTTATGAGAATTACCGGTTGAAAGGAGCAAGACGGTACTTGTGTTGCTGGTATAAGATTACATTCCATAACATATAAAACAAAGAATCCCGGTAGATAAAACCTGTTTTCAGAAGAAAAAGGCAGTCCCCAAAGACTTTTAATGTTTCTACCCATAATCAATACAGGCATATTGGTTATTTACCATGGAGAATATCCATCCAGCGGATCGCTTCATGCTCACTTACCTTGCCAAGGTAGATCTGGGTTGTCTTCAAGTCCTGATGACGGAGGATTACTTTTGACACGATTTCTAATGGTAAGTCTTCTTTCTGAGACATCTGACGCCCTGATATTGAGCAGCTCTCCGATCCGTAAACCACAGCGTGCCATAAGTTCCAGCATTAATCTGTTTCTCTGGTTCTTTGTGTTGTAGATCATCTCGTCAACAATCTCCTTCTCAAGGATTGTCTTTGGTGTCTGTCTTGGCATCCTGAATGTCTTTGAAAGCAGAGGGGCACTACATGGGTTCTTAAGATCGGGGAGACATTTTTCAATGATGAAATTAAAGAAGGCTTTAAGCTGGGCATAGCGCAATCTTCTGGTGGATTTGGATAATGTTTTTGTCATCTGCTCCAGGAAGTGGTAGATCTCATCGGGTTTTATAAAATCGAGATCATGATCAGAAAAAAGAGAGTCGAAATGCTGCAATAAAAACCTGTAGCTATCTGCAGTCCTTTTTCTATGGTTTGACTGCTGGTAAAACCTGAATAATGATATTGCCTCTTTTACGTTCATAACTACCTCCTTGTTTTTGAAGGTCTTTGGGGAGAATAGTATATGATGAAAATAGAGATTTACGAACGGTCATTCAGGCGAAAAATGAAGTTGCAGCTGTTGTAAAAGTCACCTACAACTAAATAGCTTCATAAACGTTGGAGAGCAATGATTACCAAGGGAAACAAATCAGGTCTCCCGGCATTATTCGAGAGAAACTGGCCTCTTTCTGTAAGGATCGTTTTTCAGCCTGGTATCTGTACGTTGATGTGAATTAGGGATCATTTTTTTAGGATCAACCCAGTCTGCCCACTTGAAATTCTCAATTATCTTGGCCTGGTAACTGTCTTCTAAGGGTCGGCTAAAAACATCGTTAATATGTTTCCACTGGTAGTATCGCATCAGATCGACCTGATATGGCGTTTGCTTTCCGTCGGCTTTTTTTACAACATCTTTCAGGCTTATTACCTCGTCCATGTTCACTTGGGGCTTCCACGTTATTTTGCCTGGCAGGACAACATGTTCTCCGGGGATATTATCTATTCCATGTTTCCATGTGGCGAGAACCGCAACCCCCGTATCTTCACGATAAAGGATAAGTGCATGTCCATATTTTTTATCCTTGAAGAATCCAAGATTTCCGTACTGTATGCGGGCTCCTGTAAGAAATGCAACGGTATCGCTCCAGCATGGAGAAGGACCCGTTATGCCCCAGAGAACGCTTCTGTCAACTATGCCGTCAGGAAAAAGGATATCAAATGCTACCCTGGCACTTGCTGCTGCATGACTCAAGCCTTCACAGTCATGACCGTGGTATTTAATTATGTCTTTTAACGTAACTGCATAGGTGTAAGGATAATACCTTCCCTGTGTGCCTTTTGTAGCCAGCATTTCAAATACAGGGGCATAGGGTTTTGCTACCATTGGGGCATACCATGTGGGAACCCGGTCAGGTTGATCCACCCCGGTCTCTATGAAGATGTTTACTCCCTGTTTGTAAGCTGGTTCCCCGGACCACACTGAAATCGGGTAAGACATTGAGCACAAAATAAGCAAGCAGAACAAAAAAACTCCAGGCGCAAAGACACAAGACCAATCATGTTTCATCGAACACCTCCTGATGTAGATTTGCTATCTGTACCATTTTGGCTAATAAATGTCAATAATGGTTATTATTAGTAATAATTGGTTATTATTAAGTACTTATATTCCTTGCATGACAAGGAATATATTCTCGTCAATAATATATCAAGATATATTATTGCTAATGTTATATAATGCAAAAAGCAACTCTAAAAAAAAGGAGGAAACCATATATGAAGGTAAGTGCCCGTAACGTACTCAAAGGTAAGGTTAAAGGTATAACACCAGGTGTCGTTAATTCCGAGGTTATTATTGAACTTCCAGGTGGTTTGCAGATTACTTCGATTATCACAAAAAACTCTGTTGACAATTTGCAGCTCGCTCCCGGCAAAGAGGTCTATGCAATCATAAAGGCTTCAAACGTTATTATTGCTACCGACTGAGGTACATCAACGGTGTGGGCGGGGTAGCTGTCTGCCCTGCCCATAAGATTATAGTTTGTCGCTGCACTTCTTAGCTTTTGCTTATTAATGAAAATTCCAGCCAAGAACAAAATGCGTAGATAAGCATTTGAAAATAATCCTATTCCTCGTTTGATTAAAATCGTTGATAGCAGTAAATAACTATTACAGTTTGAAAGCACAGACCAACTATTACATTTCAAAACTGTTTGTTACGTGTAGCAGGAAGAAAGGCTGTATCTCGTGCAATCACCGCGCAGCCTCGGTTGCAGAAAGCAGTCCCTTCCCTGCGGCCCTGAAAAATCATAGCGAACCGGTTAGTAATAATTGGAAAGAAGGCTTGCCATTATATAGCACATGTGCTATATAATAATGCATAAAAGTTTATTTTCATTGCAGACTTGTTGGAAGAATACGGCATCGGGGTAAAGGAGAGGTTAGAATTGCCGTAAAGAGAATGGAAGAATATATTGCACAAAGGAGATAACAATGAACTACAGGGAACATAGAAAAAAACTCCTGGAAGACGGGCAGGTTAAAAAAGAATATGAGAATCTTCTTCCTGAATATAAGCTTGCAAAAAGCATTATTGAACAGAGGATAAAGAGAAACATGACTCAGGAAGAGGTTGCGAGAAAGGCAGGTATGCCGCAATCAGCCGTCTCAAGGATAGAAGGCCTCACCCATGGCTTGCCGAAGCTGTCAACACTCAAGAAGATTGCAGATGCTCTCGATGCCGAACTGGTAGTGAAAATCCAATCGAAACCCGCACACGGGTAGAACTGCAAAGAGATTTATTTTAAGTTGTATGGGCTGACGGAGCAAGATATAAAGATTGTGGAATCATAATTGTTAAATATTAGGAATGTACCGTAATGTATGGTAAATTGGTATGTTTTTTGATGACCACAGTCCACCTCATTTTCATGCAGTATACGGAGAATATAAGGCGGCCATTAAAATTGACGGTTTCATACTAACTGAAGGATACTTGCCTCCAAGAGTGTTTGCGGGGGATAGCCCGACACCAATGCTAATCTTAATGAACAATCTGGGTTTAAATGTGCGTAGATTGCGGATTTAGATTGTGGTAACATAACCTACGAGGAGATTGTTTGTGAACAGAGATGAAATAATATCTTTCTTGCGTGATTTTAAAAAGACACATGCAGAGAAATATGGTATTACCTCGCTTTGTATTTTTGGTTCTGTGGCGCGCGGTGAACTGCGTGATGACAGCGACATTGATATCTGCGTCACCACCAGGACGCCTGATCCATTCCTGCTTGTTCATTTCAAGGGAGAAATAGAGGGCAGCCTCAAGCGCCGAGTAGACATAGTTCGTCTCCGGGACAAAATGAATCCTTTTCTCAAAAAACGGATTGAACAAGAGGCTATTTATGTTTGACAAGGAGCTTGTTCACTCGATGCTCTTGGAAGATTGATCAAGCCATTGAGAAAATATCATACCGGACAGCACAAATTGAAAGTGCCGAGTATTTCACCTGTTCTCCCGAAGGTGTGGAGCGGCTTGGCTGCTGGAGGGGGCACCACCAGATTGATCGGCTTGTGTATGAGTTATATGGGCTCACGGAAGAAGAAATTGCAATAGTTGAAAACAGGTAATGTGTTATGAACTATTGAATTTAAACGCTATTTGATAAGGTCATCGAGAACTATGACTTTAATTTCTTTCACCTTTTTAAGATTTGTATCATTGGTTACAAAAACACCTGCATTATTGACAATGCCTGCTGCCAGTTGAATCGCATCAGGTATTTTGATCTTGTATTTTGCCCTCAACTTTGCAGTCTCAATCGCTATATCCCGGTCAATATCAATAAGGGTTAAGTGTTCTGAATTTGTTAAGAGGTCTTCGTATTTCTTCGACAACTCTTCATTATTCTCTTCCATCGGCTTCGTTAACACCTCGATTAAAGTGATAACAGAGGTGTATGCAATGACTTTTCCGTCATTTATTAGCGTAAACAATGCAT
This is a stretch of genomic DNA from Pseudomonadota bacterium. It encodes these proteins:
- a CDS encoding helix-turn-helix transcriptional regulator; translation: MSDLKQYINQRKIKDKEFSEGYEEGYEQFKIGVMLRHARESAGLTREELALKLNTRKTAISRIENHAEDIKLSTLERFAAALGKQLRLQIS
- a CDS encoding site-specific integrase; this translates as MNVKEAISLFRFYQQSNHRKRTADSYRFLLQHFDSLFSDHDLDFIKPDEIYHFLEQMTKTLSKSTRRLRYAQLKAFFNFIIEKCLPDLKNPCSAPLLSKTFRMPRQTPKTILEKEIVDEMIYNTKNQRNRLMLELMARCGLRIGELLNIRASDVSERRLTIRNRVKSNPPSSGLEDNPDLPWQGK
- a CDS encoding FmdE family protein, which gives rise to MKHDWSCVFAPGVFLFCLLILCSMSYPISVWSGEPAYKQGVNIFIETGVDQPDRVPTWYAPMVAKPYAPVFEMLATKGTQGRYYPYTYAVTLKDIIKYHGHDCEGLSHAAASARVAFDILFPDGIVDRSVLWGITGPSPCWSDTVAFLTGARIQYGNLGFFKDKKYGHALILYREDTGVAVLATWKHGIDNIPGEHVVLPGKITWKPQVNMDEVISLKDVVKKADGKQTPYQVDLMRYYQWKHINDVFSRPLEDSYQAKIIENFKWADWVDPKKMIPNSHQRTDTRLKNDPYRKRPVSLE
- a CDS encoding molybdopterin-binding protein translates to MKVSARNVLKGKVKGITPGVVNSEVIIELPGGLQITSIITKNSVDNLQLAPGKEVYAIIKASNVIIATD
- a CDS encoding helix-turn-helix transcriptional regulator, whose translation is MNYREHRKKLLEDGQVKKEYENLLPEYKLAKSIIEQRIKRNMTQEEVARKAGMPQSAVSRIEGLTHGLPKLSTLKKIADALDAELVVKIQSKPAHG
- a CDS encoding DUF4160 domain-containing protein produces the protein MFFDDHSPPHFHAVYGEYKAAIKIDGFILTEGYLPPRVFAGDSPTPMLILMNNLGLNVRRLRI
- a CDS encoding nucleotidyltransferase domain-containing protein → MNRDEIISFLRDFKKTHAEKYGITSLCIFGSVARGELRDDSDIDICVTTRTPDPFLLVHFKGEIEGSLKRRVDIVRLRDKMNPFLKKRIEQEAIYV
- a CDS encoding PIN domain-containing protein, which produces MELKLQKILRNIDSVAIDTAPFIYYIEENKTYLKALDALFTLINDGKVIAYTSVITLIEVLTKPMEENNEELSKKYEDLLTNSEHLTLIDIDRDIAIETAKLRAKYKIKIPDAIQLAAGIVNNAGVFVTNDTNLKKVKEIKVIVLDDLIK